A region of Reichenbachiella carrageenanivorans DNA encodes the following proteins:
- a CDS encoding Ig-like domain-containing protein, translated as MMKIYSLICLLLFAANITYGQSPAKTTNPNDTWEIRWSASDEFNGGSPDWAKWIRTGNLPNTSSWLWDNTNNVKVEDGIAELTMSHNAGNVPAQGTYFKSGILKSYNTFTYGYFEAKIKGSPLSGSGVCPSFWLFSNFDDSAPEGETIYSEIDVVELQQFDWYEGHQDDVRDMDLNLHAVVKKNGAREWRRPKQYPAEQLNKWRAPWDPRNDFHIYGCEVNENEIIWYVDGVEVGRKPNTYWNRPMNVTLSLGLRKPFVQFYDNRNNAINPVTDPEANALLSEMPTSMYVDYVRVWEKSGTNNNPPLPAGELGNDDFELGNLDYWGASSGTIAAVNNNAHTGTYCASVSNASVAQIVALEANTTYTVTAYGKVAAGSTNAFMGVSKAISNELIDNFEFTSTSYSQGSITFTTGASAESYRFWYWSGGTAYCDDFDLTTGGTTNPPTNVAVSGVSVAPTNLSLTAGQTSNLATTVSPSNATNKAVTWSTSNPTVATVNGSGIVTAVAAGAAAITVQSVDGGHTATAAVTVSAPPVNTNKLDNPGFETGDMTDWTTAGNASVVSSNVHSGAYAAYVNGNGSVNQTVSLQPNTTYTASCFAKVGSSGQSVYLGVTNETTSTFIINTLITSTTYVNSEITFTTGSATQDYKIWFWNNGGGQYYADDFTLTEQGGGTGSVAVSNVAVSPSVASLNVGATISAMASVLPANASNKAVSWSSSHTTVATVSANGLITAVAAGSATITVSTNDGGYTATCVVSVQSTGGGCSVPAWQPTSYSKGEQVSHNGHLYEVKWTSGVKNGGCEPGPCAGWIDLGNCSSARIGDADVEETVSEGWFQVFPNPAKDYIQIELKDASAGQVSVLDIQGKVILRKRLEHGKLTLDTNQLSGLYLLKIETTDQSYLRKIIVE; from the coding sequence ATGATGAAAATTTATTCACTGATATGTTTACTGCTATTTGCAGCTAACATCACGTACGGGCAATCGCCCGCGAAAACGACCAACCCTAATGACACATGGGAGATCAGATGGAGTGCTTCGGATGAATTCAACGGTGGATCGCCCGATTGGGCCAAGTGGATTCGAACCGGAAACTTACCCAATACCTCGTCATGGCTTTGGGACAATACCAACAATGTAAAGGTGGAAGATGGTATCGCTGAGCTGACTATGAGTCACAATGCGGGAAACGTGCCAGCGCAGGGGACTTATTTTAAGTCTGGTATTCTCAAGTCTTACAACACTTTTACCTATGGGTATTTTGAGGCGAAAATCAAAGGTTCGCCATTGTCTGGGTCTGGTGTTTGTCCTTCTTTTTGGCTGTTTAGCAATTTTGATGACAGTGCACCAGAGGGAGAGACTATTTATTCCGAAATTGACGTAGTAGAACTGCAGCAATTCGACTGGTACGAAGGGCATCAAGATGATGTCCGAGATATGGATCTCAACCTGCACGCTGTGGTCAAAAAGAATGGAGCCCGTGAATGGCGTAGACCTAAACAATATCCAGCCGAGCAGCTCAACAAGTGGAGAGCACCTTGGGATCCTCGAAACGATTTCCATATCTATGGCTGTGAAGTCAATGAAAATGAAATCATCTGGTATGTGGATGGCGTAGAGGTGGGCAGAAAACCCAATACCTATTGGAATCGTCCGATGAATGTGACTTTGTCTTTGGGGTTGAGAAAACCATTTGTTCAGTTTTATGACAATAGAAACAATGCCATCAACCCAGTCACTGACCCAGAGGCCAATGCATTGTTGTCTGAAATGCCTACATCGATGTATGTGGATTATGTCCGAGTTTGGGAGAAATCCGGCACCAACAACAACCCGCCGCTTCCTGCTGGAGAGCTAGGCAACGACGACTTCGAATTGGGCAATCTCGATTATTGGGGTGCCAGTTCGGGAACTATCGCAGCCGTGAATAACAATGCACACACAGGCACCTACTGTGCTTCAGTGTCCAATGCTAGCGTGGCTCAGATCGTAGCACTAGAAGCCAACACAACCTATACCGTAACGGCGTATGGGAAGGTAGCCGCTGGAAGCACCAATGCCTTTATGGGTGTTTCAAAGGCGATTTCTAATGAATTGATAGATAATTTTGAATTTACCAGTACGTCGTACAGTCAGGGAAGTATCACCTTTACCACTGGTGCATCTGCGGAGTCGTACCGGTTCTGGTATTGGAGTGGAGGTACCGCATATTGCGATGATTTCGATTTGACCACAGGAGGAACGACCAACCCTCCTACGAATGTAGCAGTATCGGGTGTCTCTGTAGCGCCAACCAACTTGAGCCTGACTGCCGGCCAAACCAGCAACCTCGCGACAACGGTAAGCCCATCTAACGCCACCAACAAAGCAGTGACATGGAGTACTAGCAACCCCACAGTGGCTACGGTCAACGGTAGCGGCATCGTGACTGCCGTAGCTGCAGGGGCGGCGGCTATCACCGTTCAGTCTGTCGATGGAGGGCATACAGCCACTGCAGCTGTGACGGTATCCGCTCCGCCAGTCAATACTAACAAACTGGACAATCCCGGCTTCGAAACGGGTGATATGACCGACTGGACTACAGCAGGAAATGCCAGCGTGGTGTCGTCCAACGTCCATTCAGGTGCTTATGCGGCCTATGTCAATGGCAATGGGTCGGTCAATCAGACCGTGAGCCTGCAGCCAAATACGACCTATACAGCCTCGTGTTTTGCCAAAGTGGGTAGCAGTGGTCAGAGTGTGTACCTCGGTGTCACCAATGAGACTACCAGTACATTTATTATCAATACACTAATCACCAGTACCACTTACGTTAATTCAGAAATAACTTTCACGACTGGTAGCGCTACCCAAGATTATAAAATCTGGTTTTGGAATAACGGAGGAGGACAGTACTATGCCGATGATTTTACGCTGACTGAGCAAGGTGGTGGTACGGGTTCTGTTGCCGTTAGTAATGTCGCTGTTTCTCCAAGTGTTGCCTCACTGAATGTGGGAGCCACCATCAGTGCAATGGCCAGTGTGTTGCCAGCCAATGCGAGCAACAAAGCAGTAAGCTGGTCTTCGAGTCATACGACTGTAGCTACCGTGTCGGCTAACGGTTTGATTACGGCAGTAGCAGCTGGCAGTGCTACGATTACCGTTTCTACCAACGATGGAGGGTATACGGCTACCTGCGTAGTCTCTGTGCAGAGCACTGGTGGTGGGTGTTCTGTTCCAGCCTGGCAGCCTACCTCTTATAGCAAAGGAGAGCAGGTCAGTCACAATGGCCATCTCTATGAAGTGAAATGGACCAGTGGAGTGAAAAATGGAGGATGTGAACCAGGGCCTTGTGCAGGGTGGATAGACTTGGGCAACTGTAGCTCTGCAAGAATAGGCGATGCTGATGTGGAGGAGACTGTCAGCGAAGGCTGGTTTCAGGTTTTTCCTAATCCAGCTAAAGACTATATCCAGATCGAATTGAAGGATGCCTCAGCAGGACAAGTGTCCGTATTGGATATACAAGGCAAGGTGATTTTGAGAAAGCGCCTTGAGCATGGCAAGTTGACCTTAGATACCAATCAGCTGTCAGGATTGTATCTGTTGAAAATAGAAACCACAGATCAATCTTATTTGAGAAAGATTATTGTTGAGTGA
- a CDS encoding LA2681 family HEPN domain-containing protein: protein MDLTIKDILNLEDLNEFSSEEVTNFLAIIFETGRESRDIEQIRVGLNFSERQKLEKFSNDDKMTFHYNIANGWSYSQQLTQQLNSPEFWSFNSIELEQQIINLRLAYSFSQNSKDNFKKCQILTNLGNLFSHLGRFSEAQLYWQKVLKIDSSFPMAHGNIGFGLFHYAKVLYDNGHQFLFFQFAHKHLKKSINSEIYEDAKLAFKEIVSQLETIIKKEELENIQDLKSFSIGTTEQEREYRKWCLKNQLFINPLNDVTTENIAGHDCLLLPTMTLKFDQPPVYQTIFNQIKQEFVSARHLLYSGINERELHYSDKENLQLDTLDYAVYSYSSEKVKIAFRICYSIFDKIGYLLNDYLNLGFKPEKVTFRNIWSLYDKQTKSHKLNPKVIQTQNWALRGLYWLSRDLFDKNEEFSSNIEPEARELAQIRNFIEHKSFKIIDIGQSAIQDNGLTYSIARAEFETKTINLMKLIRAAMIYLSLGLNLEEKKKKITKPVLPIDFVELKDDYKR, encoded by the coding sequence GTGGATTTAACCATTAAAGACATATTAAACCTTGAAGATTTAAATGAGTTCAGTTCGGAAGAAGTGACTAATTTCCTTGCAATAATATTTGAGACAGGTAGAGAATCTCGGGATATAGAGCAAATTAGGGTTGGACTGAATTTTTCAGAGCGTCAAAAGTTAGAAAAGTTTTCCAATGACGACAAAATGACGTTTCATTACAACATAGCCAACGGGTGGTCTTATTCACAACAATTAACGCAACAGTTAAATTCACCCGAATTTTGGAGCTTTAATTCTATTGAATTGGAGCAACAAATAATTAATTTAAGGCTTGCCTATTCATTCTCCCAAAACAGTAAAGACAATTTTAAAAAGTGTCAAATTCTAACCAATTTAGGTAATCTTTTTAGTCATTTAGGGAGATTCTCAGAAGCTCAATTATATTGGCAAAAAGTATTGAAAATTGATTCTTCTTTTCCAATGGCTCACGGGAATATTGGATTTGGACTTTTTCATTATGCTAAAGTGCTTTACGACAATGGACACCAATTTCTATTTTTTCAATTTGCCCATAAACATTTAAAGAAATCAATCAACTCTGAAATTTATGAAGATGCCAAATTAGCCTTTAAAGAAATCGTCAGTCAATTGGAGACAATTATTAAAAAGGAAGAATTAGAAAACATTCAAGATTTGAAATCCTTTTCAATTGGAACAACTGAACAAGAGCGAGAATACAGAAAATGGTGTTTAAAAAATCAACTTTTTATAAATCCGCTCAATGATGTTACAACAGAAAACATTGCTGGGCACGATTGTCTCCTCTTACCTACAATGACTTTAAAATTTGACCAACCTCCTGTTTATCAAACAATATTCAACCAAATAAAACAAGAATTTGTTTCTGCAAGGCATTTGCTATATAGTGGAATAAACGAAAGAGAATTGCACTATTCTGATAAAGAAAATCTTCAACTTGACACTTTAGATTATGCAGTATATTCATACAGCAGCGAGAAAGTAAAAATTGCTTTCAGAATATGCTATTCTATCTTTGATAAAATTGGATATTTATTAAACGATTATCTTAATTTAGGTTTTAAACCAGAAAAGGTTACGTTTAGAAATATTTGGAGTCTTTACGATAAACAAACGAAATCTCATAAATTAAACCCAAAAGTAATTCAAACTCAAAATTGGGCTTTAAGAGGTTTGTATTGGTTAAGCAGAGATTTATTCGACAAAAACGAGGAGTTCTCTTCAAACATAGAACCTGAAGCACGAGAATTAGCTCAAATCAGAAATTTTATAGAACACAAATCATTTAAGATAATAGACATCGGACAAAGTGCTATTCAAGATAATGGATTAACATATTCTATTGCAAGAGCTGAATTTGAAACAAAGACAATAAATTTAATGAAACTAATAAGAGCGGCTATGATTTACCTATCACTTGGTCTTAACTTGGAAGAGAAAAAAAAGAAAATCACCAAACCCGTTTTACCTATTGATTTCGTTGAATTAAAAGATGACTATAAAAGATAA
- a CDS encoding redoxin family protein, with protein sequence MNRKLYLIFIALVITLRSFGQNYVSKELPLYNVLTDTDITLAKFDSHSAIVLVYTSIHCPYAKLYKERISSMSDQYASQNVRFAFVNANANHPSNKETIKHMKDEANTSNQNVLYLADKNHTVRKALNVEKNPEVIILTPISEGYRKVYQGAIDDSPQSESTVRKNYVQMTLNSILTNKTVPLTYQRPVGCRIK encoded by the coding sequence ATGAACCGTAAACTCTACCTAATATTTATCGCTTTGGTGATCACACTGCGCAGCTTTGGACAAAACTATGTAAGCAAAGAGCTCCCCCTCTACAATGTCCTGACGGACACTGACATCACGCTTGCCAAATTCGATTCGCACAGTGCCATTGTCTTGGTATATACCAGTATTCACTGCCCCTATGCCAAGCTATACAAGGAACGGATTTCGTCTATGTCTGACCAGTATGCCAGTCAAAATGTGCGCTTTGCCTTTGTGAATGCCAACGCCAACCACCCCTCCAACAAAGAAACCATCAAGCATATGAAAGACGAAGCCAATACTTCAAACCAAAATGTACTCTACCTAGCCGACAAAAATCACACAGTAAGAAAAGCGCTAAACGTAGAGAAGAACCCTGAAGTAATCATCCTTACCCCCATATCCGAGGGCTATCGCAAAGTATACCAAGGCGCCATAGATGACAGCCCACAATCCGAATCGACTGTGCGAAAAAACTACGTGCAGATGACTCTCAATAGCATACTCACCAACAAGACCGTCCCCCTCACCTACCAACGACCGGTCGGCTGTCGAATTAAATAG
- a CDS encoding Ig-like domain-containing protein: MLSLLLFWGGQRAMAQNPYYDPSNNENWVLVQGLSDDFEGSAVDASKWHIQTKGGSNNRAGAWMGRPPSQYNSDNVTVQDGKLYITTKWDDNFTNWAPNYYGEAYGNPAPLTTGGLISKSQHDFTHGYMEIRCKAADAPISSSFWTTGPGGEIDCFEHYGHNPTKPYSDVKLHTSIHDWRGSNNNQSNNRKWSHDNILEFRVADDFHVYGIEWDPEYVKYHVDGHLIGMASRQEVDKTDGWSLGQDAAGGMWPAHRVWLDSEAFAWEMANSALTKSMFPDGGADFITDWVRVWQRAPGTSGALNAPINLLTNGNFENGSINGWSATGTVQAISGTATNLKGQVAGIPKPTHGDVWAGSYAAQLSGAATMEQTVTGLNPNTTYVLTCHAKSPETNEADLWYNAFVGVKGYGNVARDNMIFMPRFYQKGVVFTTGPNATSATIYVTNTGYNAAGNKNAHEKLVVVDDLILFESPDMSDPSLSVAVNSLTLSESQIEILDRNSANVSVSFLPSNATDKRIIWSSSNENVAKVSGAGLISAVGPGTATILAISQDNNSAMDQCQVTVLPNLNLLDNGDFEQGSFNGWWDNFGTYSMEDNPTHVRSGNYAAKIESLANIGQVYAVKPNTAYKVTVNAKVVNPEASKPGYYILKSYGWDAWGITIDGVSGQYNEYVTEFITAAGDGTTAVYYDTLSLWNSGSGNQVLYIDDVEIREVTDQETVLVTGISLSESSQSLEVGDNHQLTAVIAPANASNKSVTWSSSNSAVASVGANGLVSALGTGSATVTATTSEGGFAASAVVTVTAPPANTNKLNNPGFESGNASWTLNNQSSVASSNQRSGSKAGYINGNGGIEQIVTLAANTTYVLSAYGKVGGANQSFYMGLDNVANGFLENRSFNTTSYVQKSISFTTGSTNLQYKIWFWNNGGGQYYIDDVKLVAEGTSSTISVSGISIINCVSSLTVGDIEVLQAAISPANASNQGKTWSSSAPQVATVTANGQVTAVSAGMATLTVTTADGGFQSSCTVTVTEASSSGCSAPAWEAQGYAQGAQVSYNGRLYQVLWGSGTKNGGCVPGVCNGWQDLGVCSSARLADGSVEEASAVLAVVVYPNPAEDYVVVRGDDSYEFERVIIHDLYGKEILSQAYTQGELTIDTQNLKTGIYLLRIESQQQSVIQRLIIQ, encoded by the coding sequence ATGCTCAGCCTACTCCTGTTTTGGGGTGGTCAGCGAGCGATGGCTCAGAATCCTTATTACGATCCTAGTAATAACGAAAACTGGGTATTAGTACAGGGCCTGTCCGACGATTTTGAGGGCAGTGCGGTAGATGCCAGCAAGTGGCATATTCAGACCAAAGGCGGTAGCAACAACCGAGCGGGAGCATGGATGGGGAGACCCCCCTCGCAGTACAACTCCGACAATGTGACGGTCCAAGATGGTAAGCTCTATATCACGACCAAGTGGGATGATAATTTTACCAATTGGGCTCCTAATTATTACGGAGAGGCATATGGAAACCCAGCACCGTTGACTACTGGCGGACTCATCTCAAAGTCTCAGCATGACTTTACCCATGGCTACATGGAGATTCGATGCAAGGCCGCAGACGCACCGATTTCAAGTTCTTTTTGGACCACAGGTCCGGGAGGAGAGATCGATTGCTTCGAGCATTATGGACACAATCCTACCAAGCCCTATTCGGATGTGAAACTGCATACCTCCATTCATGATTGGAGAGGGAGCAACAACAACCAATCGAACAATAGAAAGTGGTCGCATGACAACATCTTAGAATTCAGAGTGGCAGATGATTTCCATGTATATGGAATCGAATGGGATCCAGAGTATGTCAAATACCATGTGGATGGTCACTTGATCGGAATGGCTTCTCGCCAAGAAGTGGACAAAACAGATGGCTGGTCACTAGGGCAGGATGCCGCAGGAGGTATGTGGCCTGCACATCGGGTTTGGTTGGACTCAGAAGCGTTTGCTTGGGAAATGGCCAATTCGGCATTGACCAAAAGCATGTTTCCAGATGGCGGAGCAGACTTTATTACAGACTGGGTGCGTGTCTGGCAGAGAGCACCGGGTACATCAGGAGCACTGAACGCACCTATCAACCTGCTGACGAATGGCAATTTTGAAAATGGCTCTATCAATGGATGGAGCGCAACTGGCACCGTACAGGCGATCAGCGGGACGGCTACCAATCTAAAAGGGCAGGTAGCAGGTATCCCCAAGCCTACGCATGGAGACGTGTGGGCTGGTTCGTATGCCGCGCAGTTGAGCGGGGCAGCTACTATGGAGCAAACCGTGACGGGACTCAATCCCAATACCACATATGTATTGACCTGTCATGCCAAATCTCCAGAAACCAACGAAGCAGACTTATGGTACAACGCATTCGTCGGCGTAAAAGGCTATGGCAATGTGGCTCGTGACAATATGATTTTTATGCCTCGATTTTACCAAAAAGGAGTAGTCTTTACTACTGGCCCAAATGCTACTTCTGCGACGATCTATGTGACCAATACGGGCTATAATGCCGCAGGCAATAAGAATGCGCATGAGAAACTCGTAGTAGTAGATGATCTCATTTTGTTTGAATCACCAGACATGAGCGATCCGAGCCTGAGCGTAGCGGTCAACTCACTCACGCTTTCTGAAAGTCAAATTGAGATTTTGGATCGAAACAGTGCCAATGTGAGCGTTTCCTTTTTACCATCCAATGCTACTGATAAGCGCATCATTTGGAGTTCGAGCAACGAGAATGTCGCCAAAGTGAGTGGAGCAGGATTGATCTCGGCAGTAGGACCTGGTACAGCTACTATCCTAGCCATCAGTCAAGACAACAACAGTGCGATGGATCAGTGTCAGGTTACGGTATTGCCTAATCTCAATTTGCTTGACAATGGCGATTTCGAGCAAGGCAGTTTCAATGGATGGTGGGATAATTTTGGCACCTACTCCATGGAAGACAATCCTACTCATGTACGGTCGGGGAACTATGCAGCCAAAATAGAGTCTTTAGCGAATATTGGACAGGTCTATGCCGTCAAACCCAATACGGCGTACAAGGTAACCGTTAATGCCAAGGTAGTCAATCCAGAAGCCAGCAAGCCTGGATATTATATCTTGAAAAGCTATGGATGGGATGCTTGGGGCATTACGATCGACGGTGTTTCGGGGCAGTACAATGAATATGTTACCGAATTTATCACAGCAGCTGGCGACGGTACAACTGCCGTTTATTACGATACCTTGTCGTTATGGAATTCTGGATCGGGCAACCAAGTGTTGTACATCGATGATGTAGAAATACGAGAGGTGACCGATCAGGAGACGGTACTCGTGACGGGCATATCGCTTTCTGAGTCGTCCCAATCGCTGGAGGTGGGCGACAATCACCAATTAACGGCCGTTATCGCTCCAGCCAATGCGAGCAACAAGTCAGTCACTTGGTCTTCAAGCAATTCGGCTGTAGCTTCTGTAGGAGCCAATGGTTTGGTCAGTGCCCTAGGCACTGGATCGGCTACAGTCACCGCGACCACCAGCGAGGGTGGGTTCGCGGCATCAGCAGTTGTGACGGTCACCGCACCACCTGCCAATACCAACAAATTGAATAACCCTGGTTTTGAATCTGGCAATGCGTCATGGACGCTCAACAATCAATCCAGTGTAGCATCCAGCAACCAGCGCTCAGGAAGCAAAGCAGGATACATCAATGGCAATGGAGGCATCGAGCAGATAGTCACACTAGCAGCCAACACCACTTACGTTTTATCAGCTTATGGAAAAGTAGGTGGAGCCAACCAGTCGTTTTACATGGGCTTGGACAATGTAGCTAACGGTTTCCTAGAGAATAGGTCTTTCAACACGACGAGTTATGTTCAGAAATCCATTTCGTTTACCACAGGGTCTACCAATCTCCAATACAAGATATGGTTTTGGAACAATGGAGGCGGACAGTACTACATAGATGATGTGAAATTGGTGGCGGAAGGCACGAGCTCTACCATCTCTGTATCAGGCATCTCGATCATCAACTGTGTGAGCAGCCTCACAGTAGGTGATATAGAGGTCTTGCAAGCGGCAATATCGCCTGCTAATGCTTCCAATCAGGGCAAAACATGGAGTTCGAGTGCTCCTCAGGTTGCCACTGTGACTGCCAACGGTCAGGTCACCGCAGTATCTGCGGGTATGGCAACCCTCACGGTCACTACGGCAGATGGAGGGTTTCAATCAAGCTGCACGGTCACCGTGACCGAAGCGAGTAGTAGTGGCTGCTCGGCACCGGCATGGGAAGCCCAAGGCTATGCTCAAGGCGCGCAAGTTTCGTACAATGGACGCTTGTATCAAGTGCTTTGGGGTAGTGGAACTAAAAACGGCGGATGTGTACCAGGTGTTTGCAACGGATGGCAAGACCTTGGTGTATGCAGTAGTGCCCGCTTGGCTGATGGCTCAGTCGAAGAGGCATCGGCAGTTTTAGCTGTGGTCGTTTATCCTAATCCAGCAGAAGATTATGTAGTAGTTCGCGGAGACGATTCATATGAATTTGAGCGAGTAATCATCCATGATCTGTATGGCAAAGAGATCCTGAGTCAGGCATATACGCAAGGGGAGTTGACCATTGATACCCAAAACCTGAAAACGGGTATTTACCTCCTTCGAATCGAGAGTCAGCAGCAGTCAGTCATCCAGCGATTGATCATACAATAG
- a CDS encoding outer membrane protein assembly factor BamB family protein translates to MKASKLLEFKLKGERNISSRKPLIIGERIYVPFIFDKKGFVASKMVCLNKNDFEVKWEYDYPFVINNILESTNGNVLICCMDGKLNELKSQNGELVSTLELEMDRCGHSSAISDNRIVIGGVQGTKKMNCLDLDSQSIKWSFDNGGHSYIPLISNEKVYQCTEKLIRCLELNTGKLIWEATEENTYIFNPISFNELIVVGGHGLINIYDSNKGKLLHQIETGIRESIRAIISDNNNLYFGDSSGVFYAYEINEKKNLLGKRSIQSKELWRFESNGSIESLPKIVGESILFMNDDNKLICLNMRSGESNWSFNTKGEAGISSIITDEENIFLSVGKGYLYKLKEEN, encoded by the coding sequence ATGAAAGCAAGTAAACTTCTTGAATTTAAATTAAAAGGAGAAAGAAACATCTCGTCAAGAAAACCACTCATAATAGGTGAACGTATTTATGTTCCTTTCATTTTTGACAAAAAAGGTTTTGTAGCAAGCAAGATGGTCTGTTTGAATAAAAATGACTTTGAAGTCAAATGGGAATATGACTACCCTTTTGTGATTAATAACATATTAGAATCCACAAATGGGAATGTTCTGATTTGCTGCATGGACGGTAAACTAAACGAACTTAAATCACAAAATGGAGAGTTGGTATCAACACTTGAATTAGAAATGGATAGGTGTGGACATTCTTCTGCCATCAGTGACAATAGAATCGTAATAGGTGGCGTTCAAGGAACTAAAAAAATGAACTGTCTTGATTTAGATTCTCAGTCCATAAAATGGTCTTTTGATAATGGTGGGCACTCATATATTCCATTGATTAGTAATGAAAAAGTATATCAATGCACGGAGAAACTAATTAGATGTTTAGAGTTAAACACTGGCAAACTAATTTGGGAAGCGACAGAAGAAAATACTTACATCTTTAATCCGATATCATTCAATGAATTAATTGTTGTTGGTGGTCATGGTTTGATAAACATTTATGACAGCAATAAGGGAAAGCTTCTTCACCAAATAGAAACAGGTATTAGGGAATCGATAAGAGCTATTATATCTGATAATAACAATCTGTACTTTGGGGATAGTTCAGGTGTTTTTTATGCCTATGAGATAAACGAAAAGAAAAACTTACTTGGTAAAAGAAGTATTCAATCTAAGGAACTGTGGAGATTCGAGTCTAATGGAAGTATTGAAAGCCTACCTAAAATTGTTGGAGAATCCATTTTGTTTATGAATGACGACAATAAATTGATTTGCCTTAATATGAGAAGTGGTGAAAGCAATTGGAGTTTCAATACCAAAGGTGAAGCAGGAATATCAAGTATTATAACAGATGAAGAAAATATATTTCTATCTGTTGGAAAAGGATATTTATACAAACTAAAAGAAGAAAACTAA
- a CDS encoding 4'-phosphopantetheinyl transferase family protein, producing MQVHWIKPNPHGTSVGLAEVSGENDKDLDYLRPDLAHLNPKKRMEFLASRLLTQRLCEAQQIPYHGIEKDEYGKPHLIQSNYQLSISHSYPMVACAIHPTAPCGIDIESVRPQLTNIKHKFLNPIELRRCDTNLHQLCIHWSAKEVLYKIHGRKRLTFAKQLVIDEIRGDQIHARILLDDAEKKHLLKYEKVSEYYLVYNV from the coding sequence ATGCAGGTGCATTGGATCAAACCCAATCCTCATGGAACCAGCGTTGGTCTGGCAGAGGTCTCTGGCGAAAACGACAAAGACCTCGACTACCTTCGGCCTGATCTGGCGCACCTAAATCCCAAAAAACGCATGGAATTTCTGGCTTCACGTCTATTGACGCAGCGCCTATGTGAAGCGCAGCAAATCCCCTATCACGGTATCGAAAAAGATGAGTACGGCAAGCCGCATTTGATCCAGTCGAACTATCAGTTATCTATCTCACACAGCTATCCCATGGTGGCCTGTGCGATTCATCCCACAGCGCCATGTGGCATCGACATAGAATCTGTACGCCCACAACTAACGAACATCAAACACAAGTTTCTCAACCCTATAGAACTGAGACGCTGCGACACCAACCTCCACCAGCTCTGCATACACTGGTCGGCCAAAGAAGTACTGTATAAAATCCATGGCAGAAAACGTTTGACTTTTGCAAAACAACTAGTCATCGACGAAATAAGGGGAGACCAAATACATGCGAGAATATTGCTCGACGATGCCGAAAAAAAACATCTGCTGAAATACGAAAAAGTTTCAGAATATTATCTGGTTTATAACGTTTGA